In Treponema sp. OMZ 798, the following proteins share a genomic window:
- the priA gene encoding primosomal protein N' has product MAKWLTLAFNLHLYQNFTYKNIEEAGGSLVGKRASVQLGSRNLIGFIIEESDTFPKDSPVGEDKIKPIKRVVDKENIFGLAQIELASWISHFYICSFGEALSAILPSGKREVSFENLKWGSEVEDKTFSLSDEQKTAVEKIVNSNKKELFYLYGLTGSGKTEVFLKAAEKIISGGKAVIYLVPEIGLTHQVISAAVKRFGTQAAVLHSGLTGSERLNQWMRIRRGEALMIVGARSAVFAPAEKIGLIIIDEEHDASYKSGSVPRYHARQTAMYLAAKHNCPVVMGSATPSLEAWNMIQNKKITLLSLSKRLAGGSLPQIEIENISGLKGALSERLISEIRKTKNEGKQTILFLNRRGFSHIFRCRSCGYEMLCKNCSVPMTFHKAENVMKCHYCGMQARPPSLCPECNSLDIGYAGVGTEFIEEEVSRAFPDCTVARVDTDTVSKKNSLENRLKDFKEGKIDILLGTQMIAKGLNFPKVRLVGIILADTGLQMPDFRAAERSFALITQAAGRAGRFSGDGLVIIQTLKPNHPSIVCAKKHEYEKFYDYELGQRKLLDFPPFKRLIRLVFRSKDLKKAELAAEGAVNILKYILSSQNKDKAEIMGPSECVLSMIAGNHRQQVLLRSSNFPLIQNAASRFVKEYKPMTGIYIEVDTDPVNLM; this is encoded by the coding sequence ATGGCAAAATGGCTGACTCTTGCCTTTAATCTCCATCTCTATCAAAACTTTACCTATAAAAATATAGAAGAAGCGGGCGGAAGCCTTGTGGGGAAGAGGGCCTCCGTTCAGCTCGGTTCAAGAAATTTAATAGGCTTTATAATAGAAGAATCCGATACCTTTCCTAAAGATAGCCCTGTGGGAGAGGATAAGATAAAGCCGATTAAACGCGTTGTTGATAAGGAAAATATTTTTGGGCTGGCTCAGATAGAACTTGCCTCTTGGATTTCGCACTTTTATATTTGCAGCTTCGGCGAAGCCCTCTCTGCAATCCTCCCCTCAGGTAAAAGGGAGGTTTCTTTCGAAAATTTAAAATGGGGCAGCGAAGTTGAAGATAAGACCTTTAGCCTCTCCGATGAGCAAAAAACTGCCGTCGAAAAAATCGTAAACTCAAACAAAAAAGAATTGTTTTATTTATACGGCTTAACAGGTTCGGGGAAGACGGAAGTTTTTTTAAAGGCCGCCGAAAAGATAATCTCGGGAGGAAAGGCCGTCATCTACCTTGTTCCCGAAATAGGGCTTACCCATCAGGTTATAAGTGCGGCCGTAAAACGCTTCGGCACTCAGGCGGCAGTTTTGCACTCAGGCCTTACGGGAAGCGAGAGACTCAACCAGTGGATGAGGATAAGGCGGGGGGAAGCCCTTATGATTGTCGGGGCGAGAAGCGCCGTCTTTGCTCCTGCCGAAAAAATAGGCCTTATCATAATCGATGAGGAGCATGATGCTTCTTATAAGTCGGGCTCGGTGCCGCGCTATCACGCCCGCCAGACTGCCATGTACTTGGCCGCCAAACACAACTGCCCCGTGGTGATGGGCTCTGCAACTCCCTCACTTGAAGCGTGGAACATGATTCAAAACAAAAAGATCACCCTTCTTTCCCTTTCAAAAAGACTTGCAGGCGGAAGCCTTCCTCAAATCGAAATAGAAAATATTTCAGGGCTTAAAGGGGCTTTAAGCGAAAGGCTTATAAGCGAAATACGCAAAACCAAAAATGAGGGAAAGCAAACCATCCTCTTTTTAAACAGGCGGGGCTTTTCCCATATTTTCAGGTGCCGCTCCTGCGGCTATGAGATGCTTTGCAAAAACTGTTCCGTGCCGATGACCTTTCATAAAGCCGAAAACGTAATGAAGTGCCATTATTGCGGAATGCAGGCGAGGCCTCCGTCTCTTTGCCCCGAGTGTAATTCCCTCGACATAGGTTATGCAGGTGTCGGTACGGAATTTATCGAAGAGGAAGTTTCCAGGGCATTTCCCGACTGCACTGTTGCGAGGGTGGACACGGATACGGTTTCCAAAAAAAACAGCCTTGAAAACCGCTTAAAGGATTTTAAGGAAGGGAAAATAGACATCCTCCTCGGAACTCAGATGATAGCAAAGGGCTTGAATTTTCCGAAAGTCAGACTTGTCGGAATTATCCTTGCAGACACGGGGCTTCAAATGCCGGACTTTAGAGCCGCCGAAAGAAGCTTTGCCCTCATCACTCAGGCAGCCGGAAGGGCAGGGCGTTTTAGCGGGGACGGCCTCGTTATTATTCAAACCTTAAAGCCCAATCATCCTTCGATTGTTTGTGCAAAAAAACACGAATACGAAAAGTTTTACGACTATGAACTCGGCCAAAGAAAGCTCTTGGATTTCCCGCCCTTTAAACGCCTCATCCGCTTGGTCTTTAGAAGCAAGGACTTAAAAAAAGCCGAGCTCGCCGCAGAGGGCGCCGTAAACATTCTAAAATATATCCTCTCCTCACAAAACAAAGACAAGGCCGAAATAATGGGGCCTTCCGAATGCGTTTTATCGATGATAGCAGGAAACCACCGTCAACAGGTTCTGCTCCGCTCTTCTAACTTTCCCCTAATTCAAAATGCAGCCTCCCGCTTTGTAAAAGAATATAAACCGATGACCGGCATCTACATCGAAGTCGACACCGATCCGGTCAATCTTATGTGA
- a CDS encoding MBL fold metallo-hydrolase, with the protein MENNNIEGIVLYEDSDHKFIWLGSESKQRKGAVQTMQYLIIDRGRGVLLDPGGVHLFSRVVTAVSRFISVDKIDTIFFSHQDPDVSSGIALWLGITKAKIYISSLWIRFMPHFGIVDISRMVPIPDKGMTISLPSGANMKCIPSHFMHSPGQFGLYDERSRILFTGDIGAAVFDEDNETTFVEDFEKHLPLIEGFHVRYMASNKIVAKWAENVRRLNPVMIAPQHGAIYKDEQVDNFLNWLSNLKCGSDYLEQLF; encoded by the coding sequence ATGGAAAATAACAACATTGAAGGTATTGTCTTATATGAAGATTCAGATCATAAATTTATATGGCTGGGCTCGGAAAGTAAGCAAAGAAAGGGCGCAGTACAGACAATGCAGTATCTTATCATAGACAGGGGCCGAGGTGTTTTACTCGACCCGGGCGGAGTTCATCTTTTTTCGAGGGTTGTTACAGCCGTAAGCCGCTTTATTTCCGTTGATAAAATAGATACTATTTTCTTTTCACATCAAGACCCTGACGTTTCTTCAGGTATAGCTCTTTGGCTCGGTATTACAAAGGCTAAGATCTATATTTCTTCTTTATGGATTAGATTTATGCCTCACTTCGGTATTGTAGACATTTCGAGGATGGTTCCGATACCCGACAAGGGAATGACTATTTCTCTTCCTTCAGGAGCAAATATGAAGTGTATTCCTTCTCATTTTATGCATTCTCCGGGGCAATTCGGCTTATACGATGAACGATCCCGCATTCTTTTTACCGGAGATATAGGGGCCGCCGTATTCGATGAAGACAACGAAACTACCTTTGTAGAAGATTTTGAAAAACATCTGCCTTTGATCGAAGGATTTCATGTGCGGTATATGGCGTCCAATAAAATTGTTGCTAAATGGGCAGAGAATGTGCGCCGCTTAAATCCCGTTATGATAGCTCCCCAGCACGGTGCAATATATAAGGACGAGCAGGTAGACAATTTTTTAAACTGGCTGTCTAATTTAAAATGCGGCTCTGATTATCTTGAGCAATTATTTTAG
- a CDS encoding DUF3791 domain-containing protein: MDRITDKNSLEFAIFCIENIAIKLKKDGSEVYTALAEKSSLLFDYILPNYDILHTQDKDYIVNDILAAAKEKGVKI, from the coding sequence ATGGATAGAATAACGGATAAAAACAGTCTTGAATTTGCAATTTTTTGTATAGAAAACATTGCCATTAAACTAAAAAAAGACGGCAGTGAGGTATATACAGCTCTCGCGGAAAAAAGCAGCTTATTGTTTGATTATATCTTACCGAATTACGATATACTGCATACGCAGGATAAGGATTATATTGTAAACGATATTCTTGCGGCTGCAAAAGAAAAAGGTGTTAAAATATGA
- a CDS encoding DJ-1 family glyoxalase III, giving the protein MKKAFLFLANGFEDVEALTPIDYLRRAGIDLITVGVEGKTVISAHRVPISCDIVLEEALQMDGDLIAVILPGGLPNSSTLAKSEAVRDFAKKTLASGGIVAAICAAPALALGSWGLLEGKNYTCYPGMGQDLNTRPKTDERVIRDGNIITACAAGAAEEFAFAIVEAICGKTALNKLRTEVAAR; this is encoded by the coding sequence ATGAAAAAAGCTTTTTTATTTTTAGCAAACGGATTTGAAGATGTTGAAGCCCTTACGCCCATAGATTATTTGAGAAGGGCCGGCATAGATTTAATTACTGTCGGTGTTGAAGGAAAAACGGTGATTTCGGCGCACAGGGTCCCTATAAGCTGTGATATCGTCTTGGAGGAAGCCTTGCAAATGGATGGTGATTTGATTGCCGTCATCCTCCCGGGAGGTCTTCCTAACAGCAGTACCTTAGCAAAAAGCGAGGCTGTAAGAGATTTCGCAAAAAAGACCCTTGCAAGCGGAGGAATTGTTGCCGCAATCTGTGCGGCTCCGGCCCTTGCCCTGGGTTCTTGGGGGCTTTTAGAAGGAAAAAACTATACCTGCTACCCCGGCATGGGACAAGACTTGAATACAAGGCCTAAGACAGATGAGCGGGTTATCAGGGACGGAAACATAATAACGGCCTGTGCAGCCGGAGCTGCAGAGGAATTTGCCTTTGCAATTGTAGAAGCTATTTGCGGAAAAACCGCATTAAATAAACTTAGAACCGAGGTGGCGGCACGATAA
- a CDS encoding methyl-accepting chemotaxis protein, translated as MIEDKNTVENFSDLIDKIVVHYNKGAVLGFVTSHSFDIIDEAMGNLQERFETILSLFEEIQKESSFSAENTNKVDQMLSKVVEKRSEIQQEIHQRVEEIETTAQTAQTAASAFEVLKERTTEVEDMLSGIKDVSVRTGILAINASIEAARAGSVGNGFRIIANEVRSLATQTGDFAKKIEVKLEELNSSVEEINRSMTGFIELFSRFQKAFKDVLDNFDENSGTLNSAGSFLAEINASTREQDATIREGFSYLKTIDGLLRDAATILDVMQTTHDHLGTLLQQKDRS; from the coding sequence ATGATTGAAGATAAAAATACGGTTGAAAATTTTTCCGACTTAATAGATAAGATAGTTGTACACTATAATAAGGGCGCGGTTCTCGGCTTTGTAACTTCCCATTCTTTTGATATTATAGATGAAGCAATGGGAAATCTACAGGAAAGGTTTGAGACTATTTTATCTTTATTTGAAGAGATCCAAAAGGAAAGCAGCTTTTCGGCAGAAAACACAAATAAGGTAGACCAGATGCTTTCTAAGGTTGTGGAAAAACGCTCTGAAATTCAACAGGAAATTCATCAAAGAGTTGAAGAAATTGAGACAACGGCTCAGACTGCACAAACAGCCGCATCGGCCTTTGAGGTCTTAAAGGAAAGAACAACAGAGGTTGAAGACATGCTTTCCGGTATCAAAGATGTATCGGTAAGGACAGGTATCTTAGCCATTAATGCTTCAATCGAGGCTGCCCGTGCAGGAAGCGTAGGAAACGGTTTTAGAATCATCGCCAATGAGGTGCGCTCCCTTGCTACCCAAACGGGAGACTTTGCAAAAAAAATTGAAGTAAAGCTTGAAGAGCTAAACAGTTCAGTAGAGGAAATAAATAGAAGTATGACCGGTTTTATCGAGCTTTTTTCACGGTTCCAAAAGGCTTTTAAGGATGTATTGGATAATTTTGACGAAAACTCAGGTACCCTCAACTCTGCAGGTTCTTTTTTGGCCGAGATAAACGCTTCAACCCGTGAACAGGATGCAACCATAAGGGAAGGTTTTTCTTATCTTAAAACAATAGACGGTTTATTGCGGGATGCCGCAACAATATTGGATGTAATGCAGACGACCCATGATCATCTGGGAACCTTGCTTCAGCAAAAGGATAGGTCTTAA
- a CDS encoding SPFH domain-containing protein: protein MKKRTSFLIWFFILIILSSTAFFFGWMQFSVPAGSYGVMLSKSGGYHDKLVIPGEFMWRWERLVPTNSKILTFNLSPIELEYKSEGRLPSADKFAVVMEQKHDFTWKFGIRISASVKPESLLPLVKNASIKTQSDLDAFVENKVREGAEKAANQFIEFFLSNPAEYEKVKFQYGAFSEKIQDSLKKDLGGEIEIISAELSSDFVIPDLKLYTVIRDAYAEYERQQTKAFTDMMIQEGKSAAALKFRMNDMKEWGELLKQYPQLIDFLAVARSDASETLKALRELKAKMSGAQADGTQGGGQ, encoded by the coding sequence ATGAAAAAAAGAACATCATTTTTAATTTGGTTTTTTATTTTGATTATCTTAAGCAGCACAGCCTTTTTTTTCGGCTGGATGCAGTTTTCCGTTCCGGCCGGCTCTTACGGAGTTATGCTTTCAAAGTCGGGAGGTTACCACGATAAGCTCGTTATCCCCGGCGAATTTATGTGGAGATGGGAAAGGCTGGTTCCCACTAATTCGAAGATTCTTACCTTTAATTTAAGCCCTATTGAACTTGAATATAAAAGCGAGGGCCGGCTTCCTTCCGCCGACAAATTTGCGGTAGTGATGGAGCAAAAGCATGATTTTACTTGGAAATTCGGCATAAGGATTTCGGCATCCGTAAAGCCTGAAAGTCTTCTTCCTCTTGTAAAAAATGCTTCGATAAAAACTCAAAGCGATTTGGATGCCTTTGTTGAAAACAAGGTAAGGGAAGGAGCAGAAAAAGCTGCAAATCAATTTATAGAGTTTTTTTTATCTAATCCTGCCGAGTATGAAAAGGTAAAATTCCAATATGGTGCATTTAGCGAAAAGATTCAAGACTCGCTAAAAAAAGACCTTGGGGGCGAAATTGAAATTATTTCCGCAGAGCTTTCTTCCGATTTTGTAATCCCTGATCTTAAGCTTTATACGGTAATAAGAGATGCCTATGCCGAGTATGAAAGGCAGCAGACAAAGGCCTTTACCGACATGATGATACAAGAAGGGAAAAGTGCCGCTGCCTTAAAATTCCGCATGAACGATATGAAAGAGTGGGGCGAGCTTTTAAAGCAATATCCCCAGCTTATCGATTTTTTGGCTGTAGCAAGAAGTGATGCGAGCGAGACCCTTAAAGCCTTGCGCGAACTTAAGGCTAAGATGAGCGGTGCTCAAGCCGACGGTACTCAAGGCGGCGGGCAATAG
- a CDS encoding DUF3990 domain-containing protein: protein MILYHGSNLEIIKPDVLHSRSRVDFGQGFYLTPHYEQAKQWCRKFMTLKKTGIISSYEFDTSAYKECKVLRFDYYDEKWLDFIVGCRSGKSADDYEIYDIIEGGVANDKVFNTIELFLSDLIDKKEVIKRLKYEKPNWQICLKKQYVIDRYLKFTGSETL, encoded by the coding sequence ATGATTTTATATCACGGGTCAAACCTTGAAATTATTAAGCCTGATGTACTCCATTCAAGAAGCCGTGTAGATTTCGGCCAAGGTTTTTATTTAACGCCTCATTATGAACAGGCTAAACAATGGTGCCGAAAGTTTATGACTCTTAAAAAGACGGGAATAATTTCAAGCTATGAGTTTGATACTTCTGCATATAAAGAATGTAAGGTTTTAAGATTTGATTATTATGATGAGAAATGGCTTGATTTTATAGTCGGCTGCCGCAGCGGTAAATCGGCAGATGATTACGAGATATACGATATAATTGAAGGCGGTGTTGCAAACGATAAAGTTTTTAATACCATTGAACTTTTTTTATCCGATTTAATCGATAAAAAGGAAGTTATAAAAAGGCTGAAATATGAAAAACCTAATTGGCAGATTTGCTTAAAAAAGCAATATGTTATTGATAGATACTTAAAGTTTACAGGGAGTGAAACTCTATGA
- a CDS encoding response regulator yields MHLFNKNISNFKLGKYLTESNIAYIIFSPDYIPLFWSPEAEKLLPEYLVKNTKVQLQDYLKTVLSEEDYIRLSAFLKSDPKTTAFEAKFDKPSSLSDKTTLKFSFTQHDDKNFFVTIDDITKQKLKEQFLIIARQDAEKANSMRSLFLANVSHEIRTPIQTIIGMMELINETNLDEEQSEYTRQVNFSAEVLLTLVNDVLDFSKLESGNMTMERTVFNLTDSVEQTVDLISMEAHKKGLEIVVDISDKIPDFIYGDPARLQQVLLNFVKNAVKFTETGYVSVSVKLTFENNSDDPYADKHFFILFEVADTGIGVNNEQKSKIFKSFYQGNAAINRKYGGTGLGLAISKNIITMMKGQIGIKDNIPKGSIFWFKLPLAPSKKKAPHESTLLDKRTRFLIVDDNMQTRSILRRMLFKFGFQDIALVSSGEQAIEVMKTAAEHKNPFNVVFIDMVMPKMDGWRLGAEIHNDSNLSDSKLFLMIPEGSLGRDAKMKLLEWFDGYLYKPLKSRIVFHLINDLYRKFAESSENDDVSELEPVETGDQGQHPENDHDSDEDNFFGCKVLVVDDHPVNQKLLKIILEKAHCIVGTANDGEEAIDTASIEDFDIIFMDIQMPGINGYDATQILRDKGYSKPIIACTAGSQDNERKLCESMGLNDIIKKPFNKKQLFEMVKKYYKK; encoded by the coding sequence GTGCATCTCTTTAATAAAAATATTTCCAATTTTAAATTGGGGAAATATTTAACCGAATCAAATATAGCTTATATAATTTTTTCTCCCGATTATATTCCGCTTTTTTGGAGTCCTGAAGCGGAAAAACTTTTGCCTGAATATTTGGTCAAAAACACAAAAGTACAATTGCAGGATTATTTAAAAACGGTTCTATCTGAAGAAGACTATATCAGACTTTCTGCATTTTTAAAAAGCGATCCAAAAACAACGGCTTTTGAAGCCAAATTTGATAAACCCTCAAGTCTTTCCGATAAGACAACTTTAAAATTCAGCTTTACACAGCATGACGATAAAAATTTTTTTGTAACCATTGATGACATTACCAAACAAAAACTAAAAGAACAATTTTTGATAATTGCAAGACAAGATGCCGAAAAAGCAAACAGTATGCGAAGTCTTTTTTTGGCCAATGTAAGCCATGAAATAAGAACACCTATCCAAACAATAATAGGTATGATGGAGCTCATAAACGAAACAAATCTTGATGAAGAGCAAAGCGAATATACCCGTCAGGTGAACTTTAGCGCTGAAGTATTGCTTACGCTTGTAAACGATGTTTTGGATTTTTCAAAACTTGAAAGCGGAAATATGACAATGGAAAGAACGGTTTTCAATCTGACCGATTCGGTCGAACAAACCGTAGATTTGATTTCGATGGAAGCCCATAAAAAAGGATTGGAAATTGTTGTAGACATAAGCGATAAGATTCCCGACTTTATCTACGGGGATCCTGCAAGATTGCAGCAGGTTCTTTTAAACTTTGTAAAAAATGCGGTTAAGTTTACAGAGACAGGTTATGTTTCCGTTTCGGTAAAATTAACCTTTGAAAATAACTCGGATGACCCCTATGCGGATAAACACTTCTTTATTCTTTTTGAAGTTGCAGATACGGGAATAGGTGTTAATAATGAACAAAAATCAAAAATATTCAAATCCTTTTATCAGGGGAATGCTGCAATAAACAGAAAATACGGAGGAACAGGGCTAGGCCTTGCAATTTCTAAAAATATTATAACCATGATGAAGGGGCAAATAGGCATAAAAGACAATATTCCTAAAGGTTCTATTTTTTGGTTTAAGCTTCCCTTGGCTCCTTCAAAGAAAAAAGCGCCTCATGAAAGCACCCTATTGGATAAGAGAACCAGATTTTTAATTGTAGATGATAATATGCAAACCCGCTCTATTTTAAGACGGATGCTTTTTAAATTCGGTTTTCAGGACATAGCCCTGGTAAGCTCCGGAGAGCAGGCAATAGAAGTTATGAAAACGGCAGCCGAGCATAAGAATCCTTTCAATGTGGTATTTATAGACATGGTTATGCCTAAGATGGACGGATGGCGGCTGGGGGCCGAAATTCACAATGATTCTAACCTATCCGATTCAAAACTCTTTTTGATGATTCCTGAAGGCAGCCTAGGAAGGGATGCAAAGATGAAACTTTTAGAGTGGTTCGACGGCTACCTTTATAAGCCTTTAAAATCAAGAATAGTCTTTCATTTGATTAACGACCTCTATAGAAAATTTGCAGAATCTTCAGAAAATGACGATGTTTCGGAATTGGAGCCGGTTGAAACAGGAGACCAAGGTCAACACCCCGAAAATGACCATGATTCCGATGAAGACAATTTTTTCGGCTGTAAGGTTTTAGTTGTAGACGATCATCCGGTAAACCAAAAGCTGTTAAAAATTATTTTGGAAAAGGCTCACTGTATTGTAGGCACGGCAAATGACGGCGAAGAAGCTATCGATACGGCATCAATCGAAGACTTTGATATTATCTTTATGGATATCCAGATGCCCGGCATAAACGGATATGATGCTACACAAATCTTGCGGGATAAGGGTTATTCAAAACCTATTATCGCCTGTACTGCCGGTTCTCAAGATAATGAAAGGAAGCTGTGTGAATCCATGGGCTTAAACGATATAATCAAAAAACCCTTTAACAAAAAACAGCTTTTTGAAATGGTAAAAAAATATTATAAAAAATAA
- a CDS encoding bifunctional 2-polyprenyl-6-hydroxyphenol methylase/3-demethylubiquinol 3-O-methyltransferase UbiG, with amino-acid sequence MGKLADWFENETFWAEYAPIMFDTQRWAEAPTVAESILRIIGVPVDNAGISILDAGCGPGRIAIELAIRKAKVTGIDLIRPFLNAAMDSAQDEGVDIELIQGDLRKFVRPEGFDAAISMYTSFGYCSTIEEDMQILKNIAQSIKANGWFILEMTGREIAVRDFTEGEWFERGGFTVLTEYSVEGAWEGLKSRWILYDEQGRKADHTYVQRLYSAVELKRLMLASGFSSVEIYGDFDFSPYNEKARTMVLIARK; translated from the coding sequence ATGGGAAAACTTGCAGATTGGTTTGAAAACGAAACTTTTTGGGCTGAATATGCCCCGATTATGTTTGATACGCAGAGGTGGGCAGAGGCTCCTACCGTTGCGGAGTCTATTTTAAGGATAATAGGTGTTCCTGTGGATAATGCAGGGATTTCTATCTTGGATGCCGGCTGCGGCCCCGGAAGAATAGCCATCGAGCTTGCAATAAGAAAGGCCAAGGTTACGGGCATAGATCTCATCCGCCCCTTTTTAAATGCTGCCATGGATTCGGCTCAAGATGAGGGCGTCGACATTGAGCTTATTCAGGGAGATTTGCGTAAATTTGTCCGTCCCGAAGGCTTTGATGCGGCTATCAGTATGTATACCAGTTTTGGATATTGCAGTACAATCGAAGAAGATATGCAAATCTTAAAAAACATAGCCCAATCCATAAAAGCGAACGGCTGGTTTATTCTTGAAATGACGGGAAGAGAAATCGCCGTGCGTGATTTTACTGAGGGAGAATGGTTTGAAAGGGGCGGTTTTACTGTCTTAACCGAATATTCCGTGGAAGGAGCCTGGGAAGGGCTTAAGTCTCGCTGGATTCTTTACGATGAGCAGGGCAGAAAGGCCGACCACACCTATGTTCAGCGGCTTTATTCCGCAGTAGAATTAAAAAGGCTCATGCTGGCAAGCGGCTTTTCTTCTGTAGAAATATACGGCGACTTTGATTTTTCACCCTATAACGAAAAAGCCCGTACAATGGTTTTGATTGCAAGAAAGTAG
- a CDS encoding uracil-DNA glycosylase family protein: MKAEEKKILYTFFRTASECLSGFKIDEECPDFSDDSISVNPESRSTAIADMDIADGAKNILPDAEIANASKNPLPDSERGFESLEKVYAQIASCKSCRLCERRHNTVAGEGPREFSNAEGRIDVMVIGEGPGADEDAQGRPFVGKAGQLLDRMLAAIELYRTHNCYITNVVKCRPPNNRDPLPDETAACRNYLNAQIALIRPKAILVVGRVALQNLLETQEGIGKMHGRFFEYQNIPLMATYHPSALLRDVNLKRPAWEDLKLFRARLNELLEKN, encoded by the coding sequence ATGAAAGCCGAAGAAAAAAAAATACTATACACGTTTTTTCGCACAGCCTCGGAATGCCTATCGGGTTTTAAAATCGATGAAGAGTGTCCCGATTTTAGCGATGACTCTATTTCGGTAAATCCGGAGTCAAGAAGTACCGCTATTGCCGATATGGATATAGCAGACGGTGCAAAAAACATTTTGCCCGATGCCGAAATAGCAAACGCTTCAAAAAATCCCTTGCCCGATTCAGAAAGAGGCTTTGAAAGTCTTGAAAAGGTCTATGCACAGATTGCTTCCTGCAAGTCCTGCCGTCTGTGCGAGAGGCGGCATAATACTGTTGCAGGGGAGGGGCCTCGGGAGTTTTCCAATGCTGAAGGCAGGATAGATGTAATGGTCATAGGCGAGGGGCCGGGAGCCGATGAGGATGCTCAGGGCCGTCCCTTTGTCGGAAAGGCCGGACAGCTTTTGGACAGGATGCTTGCCGCCATCGAACTTTACCGCACCCATAATTGCTATATCACAAACGTGGTAAAATGCAGGCCGCCCAATAACCGAGACCCCTTACCCGATGAAACGGCCGCATGCAGAAATTACTTAAATGCTCAAATTGCCCTGATAAGGCCTAAGGCTATTCTTGTGGTCGGACGGGTGGCCCTTCAAAACCTCTTGGAAACTCAAGAAGGCATAGGCAAGATGCACGGCAGGTTTTTTGAATATCAAAACATACCCCTCATGGCGACCTATCACCCAAGCGCCCTCTTGCGGGATGTCAATTTAAAACGGCCTGCATGGGAGGACTTAAAACTCTTCCGTGCCCGCCTCAACGAATTGCTTGAGAAAAACTAG
- a CDS encoding response regulator codes for MKQVLLIGIAPTLRYYITKKLQEVGIYVIYAETVIEAMNIMKQQPVMLIIIDYSFSRDALFNFFAEKQKTPTFAPIPSIVLGRKIAKVDIALLASYGVKKVISKPVRVDELLSSIGLVLGTTFPMDPTPCILETRVNEDVIFIELAQGLNRDKLELLQFRIIELIEAYKLTEAKILLILTDLNLTYADTANLEYLIDNILAVKVVSPKNLKILTLNQFIRDFFSQNPDYKMIEVVENLGQALSALLKKTEDKRAVAQTMLNADNEHNENTSNLGTRFKIDTAESLSIAVVDDDLVIRKMMSAIFSGLNAEVDLFENGEDFLNKVKNDVYDVIFLDMIMPGMSGIDVLNGAKKKGITTPFVILSSVTQRDTVIKALEKGAKRYILKPIKKEIVLRKMEEVLGASL; via the coding sequence ATGAAACAAGTTTTATTGATAGGGATAGCCCCTACTTTACGCTATTATATTACAAAAAAATTACAAGAAGTCGGCATTTATGTTATTTATGCCGAAACAGTTATAGAAGCCATGAATATTATGAAGCAGCAGCCTGTCATGCTCATAATAATCGACTACAGTTTTAGCAGAGATGCCTTATTTAACTTTTTTGCCGAAAAACAAAAAACACCGACCTTTGCCCCGATTCCTTCAATAGTATTGGGAAGAAAAATAGCCAAGGTTGACATAGCTTTATTGGCCTCATACGGAGTAAAAAAGGTAATTTCAAAGCCGGTAAGAGTTGATGAACTTTTATCTTCAATAGGCCTTGTTTTAGGCACAACATTTCCAATGGATCCGACACCCTGTATCTTAGAAACGAGGGTAAATGAAGACGTTATATTTATAGAATTAGCACAAGGCCTTAACAGGGATAAGCTGGAACTGCTCCAGTTTAGAATAATAGAATTAATTGAAGCTTATAAACTTACCGAAGCTAAAATTTTACTTATCTTGACCGATCTAAATTTAACCTATGCCGATACGGCTAATTTGGAGTACCTAATAGATAATATCTTAGCCGTCAAAGTAGTCTCCCCTAAAAATCTAAAGATCCTTACCCTCAATCAATTTATACGGGATTTTTTCTCTCAAAACCCTGACTATAAAATGATAGAGGTTGTAGAAAACTTAGGACAGGCTCTTTCAGCTCTTTTGAAAAAAACGGAAGACAAGAGAGCCGTAGCTCAAACGATGCTCAATGCCGACAATGAACATAACGAAAACACCAGTAACCTTGGAACCCGTTTTAAGATAGATACGGCCGAAAGTCTTTCCATAGCTGTCGTCGACGATGATTTAGTCATAAGAAAAATGATGTCTGCTATTTTTTCCGGCCTAAATGCCGAAGTAGATCTTTTTGAAAATGGGGAAGACTTTTTAAATAAGGTAAAAAATGATGTTTACGATGTTATTTTCCTCGATATGATTATGCCGGGAATGAGCGGTATAGATGTTTTAAACGGAGCAAAAAAGAAAGGCATTACAACACCCTTTGTTATTTTATCTTCAGTTACTCAAAGGGATACGGTTATCAAAGCCCTTGAAAAAGGAGCTAAACGATACATACTAAAGCCTATAAAAAAAGAAATAGTTTTGCGCAAAATGGAGGAAGTTTTAGGTGCATCTCTTTAA